From Toxorhynchites rutilus septentrionalis strain SRP chromosome 2, ASM2978413v1, whole genome shotgun sequence, a single genomic window includes:
- the LOC129770216 gene encoding serine/threonine-protein kinase PITSLRE: MSGSDQSEDGQVLSSGDFSAGEEETTDSLDIKPPPPTSGGYYAKRKEKKSKHSREHHRHSGSGSREPYAESRRDFRAHRDRERDRYQKGMRPEKSRERGHERDRYHGSSGHHSREVRYEMNPFYGEMRETYVSKKEREREYYEKERERRKDGNEKQDADKLLEDLRTRLLHKKSKHDSDKKQQQDQPMYDEEGWKEKRHHRHRRHEHREQSEAEYVEIMESPEYEAEFSKKVTTEVKDKGHDERRAKLLEAERQMARRKEAARDELEVRRLMRRERKNTTAPSTSPDEKKSKKLLDHDVEMESGDEGKKKRKKSKVARRAGSEQSDKEGIADEEEDDTNTDSSSSSSESEDSRDASEEDEKPPGSPLSVGDLAKSDRADRSNSRSRSGSRYRSRSRSTRSRSGSESSRSRSRSPRRRHESSRSVSPRSDTETEAKQKLKENDEPKSPIEIAEEEQLPPYLPGIQGCRSVEEFQCLNRIEEGTYGVVYRAKDKRTEEIVALKRLKMEKEKEGFPITSLREINTLLKGQHPNIVTVREIVVGSNMDKIFIVMDYVEHDLKSLMETMKHKKQVFLPGEVKCLTQQLLKAVAHLHDNWILHRDLKTSNLLLSHKGILKVGDFGLAREYGSPLKAYTSVVVTLWYRAPELLLCCKEYSTPIDIWSVGCIFAEFLSMAALFPGKTELDQLNRIFKELGTPNEKIWPGYNQLPAVQKMTFTEYPVSNLRKRFAHQTSELGISLLQGLLTFDPKQRLTAESALKHSYFKELPLPIDPAMFPTWPAKSELGLKKALASSPKPPSGGGEFKKLGDDAVADNPGFHLGGTYAESRQMAMGPGFSLKF, from the exons ATGAGTGGCAGTGATCAAAGCGAGGATGGGCAGGTTTTGAGTTCAGGTGATTTTAG TGCTGGCGAGGAAGAAACTACCGATTCTCTGGACATCAAACCACCACCGCCCACATCCGGAGGATACTATGCCAAGCGGAAGGAGAAAAAATCCAAACATTCCAGGGAGCACCACCGGCACTCCGGTTCCGGAAGCAGAGAACCCTATGCTGAGTCTAGGCGTGATTTTCGTGCCCATCGGGACAGGGAACGAGATCGGTACCAGAAGGGCATGAGACCGGAAAAATCGAGAGAACGTGGCCACGAACGAGATCGATACCACGGATCCTCCGGGCATCATTCGAGGGAAGTTCGCTATGAGATGAACCCATTCTATGGTGAAATGCGGGAGACCTATGTCAGCAAGAAGGAACGAGAACGGGAATACTATGAGAAAGAGCGCGAGAGGAGGAAAGATGGCAATGAGAAGCAAGATGCGGACAAGTTGCTGGAAGATTTGAGAACGAGACTTCTGCACAAGAAGAGTAAACATGATTCGGACAAAAAACAACAGCAGGATCAGCCGATGTATGACGAAGAGGGTTGGAAGGAAAAAAGGCACCATCGCCATCGGCGCCATGAACACAGAGAACAAAGCGAAGCGGAATACGTAGAGATAATGGAGAGCCCAGAATACGAGGCCGAGTTCTCGAAAAAGGTTACAACGGAGGTGAAGGACAAAGGTCACGACGAGAGAAGAGCCAAGCTGCTGGAAGCTGAACGTCAAATGGCTCGCAGGAAGGAAGCGGCACGAGATGAATTGGAAGTGCGGCGATTGATGCGGAGAGAGCGTAAAAATACTACTGCCCCATCCACATCGCCGGATGAAAAGAAAAGCAAGAAGCTTCTGGATCACGATGTTGAGATGGAAAGTGGAGACGAAggtaaaaagaaaagaaaaaagtcaAAGGTGGCACGAAGGGCTGGATCGGAACAATCTGACAAGGAAGGAATTGCTGATGAGGAAGAGGATGACACGAACACTGACAGTTCCTCGTCCAGCAGTGAATCGGAAGATTCTCGTGACGCTTCTGAGGAAGATGAGAAACCACCCGGAAGTCCTCTTTCGGTGGGCGATTTAGCAAAATCTGACCGAGCAGATCGGAGTAATTCCAGATCGAGATCTGGTTCGAGATACCGGTCACGATCTCGATCAACTCGTTCGAGGTCCGGTTCAGAATCGAGCAGAAGTCGATCGAGAAGTCCCCGTCGTCGCCACGAAAGCAGCCGTAGTGTGTCTCCAAGATCTGACACCGAAACGGAAGCCAAACAAAAGTTGAAGGAAAATGACGAACCGAAATCACCAATCGAGATAGCGGAAGAAGAGCAGCTTCCGCCATATTTGCCTGGTATTCAGGGATGTCGATCTGTTGAGGAGTTTCAATGTTTGAATCGAATTGAGGAAGGAACATATGGAGTAGTTTACCGGGCTAAGGATAAACGAACAGAGGAAATCGTTGCGCTGAAGAGATTGAAAatggagaaagagaaagagggcTTCCCCATTACTTCCCTCAGGGAAATCAATACCCTGCTTAAAGGACAGCACCCGAATATAGTAACAGTTAGGGAAATAGTTGTTGGAAGCAACATGGACAAGATATTTATCGTGATGGATTACGTTGAACATGACCTTAAATCTCTGATGGAAACTATGAAACACAAAAAGCAAGTATTTCTTCCTGGTGAAGTTAAATGTCTAACACAGCAGCTACTAAAAGCCGTGGCCCATCTGCATGACAACTGGATTCTTCATCGGGATCTCAAAACATCCAATCTTCTGCTTTCTCACAAGGGAATTCTCAAGGTAGGAGATTTTGGTCTTGCGCGTGAGTATGGCTCCCCGTTGAAAGCTTACACTTCGGTGGTGGTTACTCTTTGGTACCGCGCCCCGGAACTCTTGCTATGCTGCAAAGAATATTCCACACCGATCGACATTTGGTCGGTTGGTTGCATTTTCGCCGAATTTCTCTCGATGGCCGCCCTCTTTCCGGGCAAAACGGAACTCGATCAGCTGAATCGAATCTTCAAGGAACTTGGAACACCGAACGAGAAAATATGGCCCGGATATAATCAGCTTCCAGCCGTGCAGAAGATGACCTTCACCGAGTATCCGGTGTCTAATTTGCGGAAACGATTCGCCCACCAAACCAGTGAGCTTGGAATTTCGCTGCTCCAAGGTTTGCTAACATTCGATCCCAAGCAGCGATTGACAGCGGAATCGGCGCTGAAGCATAGCTACTTCAAGGAGTTGCCGCTTCCCATCGATCCCGCAATGTTTCCAACCTGGCCGGCGAAGAGTGAGTTGGGTCTGAAGAAGGCGCTTGCGTCCAGCCCCAAGCCGCCGAGTGGAGGGGGAGAATTTAAGAAATTG GGTGATGACGCCGTCGCCGACAATCCAGGATTTCATCTCGGTGGTACCTATGCGGAATCCCGACAGATGGCAATGGGCCCCGGATTCAGCTTGAAATTTTGA